One part of the Phragmites australis chromosome 3, lpPhrAust1.1, whole genome shotgun sequence genome encodes these proteins:
- the LOC133912537 gene encoding phosphatidylinositol 4-phosphate 5-kinase 4-like, giving the protein MLNLQLGIRHAVGKQGPITLDLKSSAFDPKEKVWTRFPPEGSKYTPPHNSCDFKWKDYCPQVFRTLRKLFKVDAADYMLSLCGDQALRELSSPGKSGSFFYLTSNDQYMIKTMKKAEVKIFLKMLRAYYNHVRAFENTLVTKFFGLHCVKLAGANQKKVRFVIMGNLFCSDYSIHRRFDLKGSSLGRTTDKPQTEIDEYTTLKDLDLNFIFRLQKQWYQEFQRQVDRDCEFLEQENIMDYSLLVGLHFRDRRDRLLTGGSFDSDSSRGSSPHLSRGDTDPNRLAKIKLGSNMPTRAELTLRKSDCDSQIIGEPTGEFYDVILYFGIIDILQDYDISKKLEHAYKSFQYDPTSISAVDPKQYSRRFRDFVYKAFQEEKLEF; this is encoded by the exons GCACGCAGTAGGAAAGCAAGGTCCGATTACTCTTGATCTTAAATCATCAGCTTTTGACCCGAAGGAGAAAGTATGGACAAGGTTCCCACCGGAAGGCTCAAAATACACCCCTCCACACAATTCTTGCGATTTCAAGTGGAAGGATTACTGCCCACAAGTATTCCG GACACTGCGCAAGTTGTTCAAGGTTGATGCAGCAGACTATATGTTATCCCTTTGTGGAGACCAGGCTCTCCGGGAGCTCTCGTCTCCTGGTAAGAGTGGAAGTTTCTTTTATCTCACGAGCAATGACCAGTATATGATAAAGACAATGAAGAAAGCTGAAGTAAAG ATATTTCTGAAGATGCTTCGAGCTTATTATAATCATGTCCGGGCATTTGAGAACACTCTAGTCACCAAGTTTTTCGGTCTTCACTGTGTCAAACTAGCTGGTGCTAATCAAAAGAAG GTTCGTTTTGTCATAATGGGAAATCTGTTCTGCTCTGATTACTCAATTCATAGGCGATTTGACCTGAAAGGTTCATCCCTTGGACGTACAACTGACAAGCCACAAACAGAGATTGATGAGTACACTACTTTGAAGGATCTTGATCTCAACTTTATATTTCGGTTACAGAAACAATGGTATCAAGAGTTTCAAAG ACAAGTGGACAGGGACTGCGAATTTCTCGAGCAGGAAAATATCATGGATTACAGTCTCTTGGTTGGTCTACATTTTAGGGATAGAAGGGATAGGCTATTGACTGGAg GTTCATTTGATAGTGACAGCAGCAGAGGATCATCACCTCACCTGTCTAGAGGAGATACGGATCCAAACAG GTTAGCCAAGATAAAACTTGGGTCAAACATGCCAACAAGAGCTGAACTGACACTACGAAAGAGTGATTGTGATTCCCAGATTATTGGAGAGCCTACTGGGGAGTTCTACGATGTTATATTGTATTTTGGGATTATAGACATACTTCAAGATTACGATATCAGCAAAAAGCTTGAGCATGCATACAAATCATTCCAGTATGACCCAACATCTATCTCGGCAGTAGACCCAAAACAGTACTCAAGACGCTTCAGAGATTTTGTATACAAAGCGTTCCAAGAAGAGAAGTTAGAGTTCTGA